A genomic stretch from Candidatus Alcyoniella australis includes:
- the lexA gene encoding transcriptional repressor LexA has translation MNNLPAMQHKILQFIGQFIEDRGMPPTVREIGDEFGIKSSTVHAHLGRMAKKGLLRRSSNRARSIDLLVDTVSRGTLRILGYAPAGTPWYAEENIEGYFKIDPSDMPDGEKFALYVKGDSMVEDGIKDGDLLVVLQKPEANNGDTVIAMVDGAVTVKRFYREKGRIRLQPANASLKAMFYDESSGDFRLLGKVIAVHRKLY, from the coding sequence ATGAACAACCTCCCCGCCATGCAGCACAAGATCCTTCAATTCATCGGCCAGTTCATCGAGGACCGCGGCATGCCGCCCACAGTACGTGAGATCGGCGACGAGTTCGGAATCAAGTCGTCCACAGTCCACGCGCACCTCGGGCGGATGGCCAAGAAGGGCCTCCTACGGCGCTCGTCCAACAGAGCCCGCTCGATCGACCTGCTGGTTGATACTGTCTCCCGAGGAACCCTGCGGATTCTGGGCTACGCGCCGGCCGGCACGCCCTGGTACGCCGAGGAGAACATCGAGGGCTACTTCAAGATCGACCCGTCGGACATGCCGGATGGTGAAAAGTTCGCGCTGTACGTCAAAGGCGACAGCATGGTCGAGGACGGCATCAAGGACGGCGACCTGCTCGTCGTGCTGCAAAAGCCCGAAGCCAACAACGGCGACACGGTCATCGCCATGGTCGATGGCGCGGTGACGGTCAAGCGGTTCTACCGCGAGAAGGGCCGCATTAGGCTGCAGCCGGCCAACGCGTCCTTGAAAGCTATGTTCTATGACGAGTCGTCTGGAGACTTCCGCTTGCTCGGCAAGGTGATCGCCGTGCACCGGAAGCTGTATTGA